The Zobellia alginiliquefaciens genome contains a region encoding:
- a CDS encoding RNA polymerase sigma-70 factor, producing the protein MPRDYKTIKSESYSHSLNINSDVEFEIIFKLYHSKLLHIAKSYVVEKEDAEEIVQETFIKLWQKRKLLTLQPNEISNYLFIMVKNGCLDYLRKKKRQLSLYGPAEQIEDSINYNALTDDVATDIIAKELAEQIRQAIELLPRKCQNVFVKSRVEGFNHKEISEKLQISTKTIESHIGKALKHMRFHLQEYLHLF; encoded by the coding sequence ATGCCCCGAGATTATAAAACTATTAAGAGTGAATCATATAGCCACAGTTTAAATATTAATAGCGATGTGGAGTTTGAAATTATATTCAAGCTTTATCATTCTAAACTATTACATATCGCAAAAAGCTATGTTGTTGAAAAAGAAGACGCCGAAGAAATAGTTCAAGAAACGTTTATCAAATTATGGCAAAAAAGGAAATTACTAACTCTCCAACCTAATGAAATTAGTAATTATTTGTTTATAATGGTTAAAAATGGATGTCTCGACTATTTAAGAAAAAAAAAGAGACAGCTAAGTTTATATGGTCCTGCTGAACAAATAGAAGATAGTATAAACTATAATGCGCTTACGGATGATGTAGCAACAGACATAATAGCAAAAGAATTAGCAGAGCAAATTCGACAAGCCATAGAATTGCTTCCGAGGAAATGTCAAAATGTGTTTGTAAAAAGTAGGGTAGAAGGTTTTAATCATAAAGAAATATCAGAAAAACTCCAAATTTCTACGAAGACGATAGAAAGTCATATTGGAAAGGCTTTAAAGCATATGCGCTTTCATTTACAGGAGTATTTACATTTATTTTAA
- a CDS encoding endonuclease/exonuclease/phosphatase family protein, giving the protein MLKKLLVYVFVLFAFSVFSQEQISLISWNIRDMGKTKNSEELDKMAEIVRDADIVAIQEVVSGYGGAQAVAKLADNLNRKGAKWDYVISNPTNSTKYATERYAFIWKTKRIKIKNRGELIKELDTLVDREPFYIDFFINGQKLTVLNFHSRPHNKNPEAEIMAISNYLKSKEIAHPLVLAGDFNVDEKELVFDTLKELDYKPSIRNQKTTLKHECRENGYLNHTIDNIFYSKEISKVKGMAIDFVKYCDNLTSARNLSDHLPVLLELKIE; this is encoded by the coding sequence ATGCTTAAAAAGTTACTCGTTTACGTATTTGTTCTCTTTGCTTTTAGTGTATTCTCCCAAGAACAAATAAGCCTCATCTCTTGGAACATAAGAGACATGGGGAAGACCAAAAACTCCGAAGAATTAGATAAAATGGCAGAAATAGTTCGTGATGCGGATATTGTTGCTATTCAAGAAGTAGTTTCAGGTTATGGAGGTGCACAAGCGGTTGCTAAACTTGCTGATAATCTTAATAGAAAAGGAGCAAAGTGGGATTATGTAATCAGCAACCCTACCAACAGTACAAAATACGCTACCGAACGTTATGCCTTTATTTGGAAAACCAAAAGAATCAAAATTAAGAACCGAGGCGAGTTAATTAAAGAATTGGACACTTTGGTAGATAGAGAACCTTTTTACATCGATTTTTTCATAAATGGGCAGAAGCTAACTGTTCTTAATTTTCATTCAAGACCTCACAACAAAAATCCGGAGGCCGAAATCATGGCTATATCCAATTACCTAAAAAGTAAAGAAATTGCCCATCCCTTGGTACTTGCAGGTGATTTTAATGTTGATGAAAAAGAACTCGTTTTTGATACACTTAAAGAGCTGGATTATAAACCGAGTATTCGTAATCAAAAAACTACTTTAAAACATGAATGCAGGGAAAATGGATATTTAAACCATACAATAGATAATATTTTTTATTCTAAGGAAATTTCAAAGGTAAAGGGTATGGCAATAGATTTTGTAAAGTACTGTGATAACCTAACAAGTGCTCGTAATCTTTCCGATCATTTACCTGTTTTATTGGAGCTTAAAATTGAATAA
- a CDS encoding DUF6804 family protein: MKYNFKRDFYSYLALASAFILTLAIFPLDSFYYKFLRVFVCISAFIISSQFTKNPSTLLSFILIAYLFNPIFPIYLFQKFIWIPIDIICALVFLASAFKIKNTKPFIPYARKKAAKSYGRDRKF; the protein is encoded by the coding sequence ATGAAGTATAATTTTAAAAGAGATTTTTATAGCTACTTAGCCCTAGCTAGTGCTTTCATTCTAACCTTAGCAATTTTTCCACTAGATAGCTTCTATTATAAATTTCTAAGAGTATTTGTCTGTATCAGTGCTTTTATCATTAGTAGTCAGTTTACTAAGAACCCTTCCACTCTTCTTTCATTCATTCTTATAGCCTATCTATTCAATCCTATATTCCCTATCTATCTATTTCAAAAGTTTATTTGGATTCCAATAGATATTATCTGTGCATTAGTCTTTTTAGCCAGTGCATTTAAAATAAAAAACACCAAACCCTTTATACCGTATGCTAGAAAAAAAGCAGCCAAATCCTATGGCAGAGATAGAAAATTTTAA
- a CDS encoding beta-carotene 15,15'-monooxygenase, with the protein MGLLKSIAQIKPIKKPEVNNSAPTFEDQRKTYHEDGRSTSKSCQGRSENLQASLDAIYHKFENNCKKEELEQIKLKQPYVTELKGKKTLLLTKDEELQREKERVEEKENKIEKLRTDIVKVRRSPQDFGIPVDRRSSSKFWIGSILLAFLTVYIFIFYISTSFSAFFRTFDPSTELFGGMFYPKALQEAYDAGALELGFILFIPFVFFGLGYLIHIFMHKHSIGNIFKVILLFITTFIFDALLAYLIDEKLYNLNKTFEDPDFSIAVAFTSPSFWVIIFAGFVSYIIWGLVFDIVMKEHADKDKIENYISSLESDIKNLLQIIDKQNDTILSLEKVISENKIRCSELEDIIDGFILPIRNYKALSSEYLQGWQECITSEIVLGPEQTRDYLNECRKVYDTHITKLDLDSDDYQNKVYTKTL; encoded by the coding sequence ATGGGACTTTTAAAAAGTATTGCTCAAATAAAACCAATCAAAAAACCAGAGGTTAATAATAGTGCACCAACTTTTGAAGATCAACGAAAAACGTATCATGAAGATGGACGTTCTACCTCCAAGTCATGTCAAGGACGTTCTGAAAACCTACAAGCCAGTTTGGATGCAATCTATCATAAGTTCGAAAACAATTGCAAAAAAGAAGAGTTAGAGCAAATAAAACTAAAGCAACCCTACGTTACCGAACTTAAGGGAAAGAAAACCCTCTTATTGACCAAAGATGAAGAGCTACAACGCGAAAAAGAACGAGTTGAAGAAAAAGAAAATAAAATTGAAAAATTAAGAACGGATATTGTCAAGGTCAGAAGAAGTCCTCAAGATTTTGGTATACCCGTAGATAGAAGGTCTTCTTCTAAGTTTTGGATTGGTTCTATTCTCTTGGCATTTTTAACCGTTTATATCTTCATATTTTATATTTCCACATCATTTTCAGCTTTTTTTAGAACTTTTGACCCGTCTACTGAACTATTCGGGGGAATGTTCTACCCAAAGGCACTACAAGAAGCTTATGATGCGGGTGCATTAGAATTGGGGTTTATTCTCTTTATCCCCTTTGTGTTTTTTGGGTTAGGGTATCTCATTCATATTTTCATGCACAAACATAGTATTGGAAATATTTTCAAAGTAATTCTATTATTTATAACCACATTTATTTTTGATGCACTCCTAGCTTATTTAATAGATGAGAAATTATATAACTTAAACAAAACATTTGAAGATCCGGATTTTTCTATTGCCGTAGCTTTCACAAGTCCAAGCTTTTGGGTCATCATCTTTGCGGGTTTTGTCTCTTATATTATTTGGGGACTTGTTTTTGACATCGTCATGAAAGAGCATGCGGATAAGGATAAAATTGAAAATTATATTTCCTCTTTGGAAAGTGATATAAAGAATTTACTTCAAATTATAGATAAGCAAAACGATACCATTCTATCACTGGAAAAAGTTATCAGTGAAAATAAAATTAGATGTTCGGAATTAGAGGATATCATTGATGGTTTCATACTTCCTATTAGAAATTACAAAGCACTATCATCTGAGTACTTGCAGGGCTGGCAAGAGTGTATTACCTCAGAAATTGTATTAGGCCCGGAACAAACAAGAGATTATTTAAATGAGTGCCGTAAAGTATATGACACCCATATTACCAAATTAGACCTTGACTCAGATGACTACCAAAATAAAGTTTACACGAAAACCTTATAA
- a CDS encoding RagB/SusD family nutrient uptake outer membrane protein, whose protein sequence is MKNIIIKLTLALVCCVLITSCNKEFLETEPTNQVSADLAVETTANGMILLNGLHRSMYHKFYTRIIFNGIGSQLIINDLAGDDFVDTGSNNTWTTVYQWTASTSDTDLFSDFAWKFYYHLVANANILINGIDGATGTQDERDYIKGQALVYRAFAHYQLVQLFAERYNPEADNKQLGVPYKLNTDDLLVPRETVENVYGLLNTDLDLAIKLLEGEGRLNKSHINQSVALGIKARVALTQGNWDVAITNATMAHEGFALMNQSTYAQGFTSDSESNPEFMWASQIIAGDQAIPFSDYGAWVSRNFNGNAVRGNPRAITKVLYDKIADSDVRKTLWDPTGLHPDVDLTDNHTRHPYTNQKFLVEDIADSRIDIPLMRAAEMYLIIAEANARKGGADALAAQALFDFASTRDLEYSLSTNTGQALIDEIMVQRRVELWGEGFRFYDLKRLNQDLVREVGLADTGTHQASFIGNVSFVPAGDKRWVFLIPKSEIDANPLVEQNPL, encoded by the coding sequence ATGAAAAATATAATTATAAAACTGACCCTGGCACTTGTTTGCTGTGTATTGATTACTTCGTGTAATAAAGAGTTTTTGGAAACCGAACCCACTAATCAAGTTTCGGCAGATCTTGCCGTAGAAACCACGGCTAATGGGATGATTCTTTTGAACGGTTTACATAGGTCTATGTATCATAAGTTCTACACACGAATAATTTTTAATGGAATTGGAAGTCAACTAATAATAAATGATCTAGCTGGTGATGATTTTGTTGATACCGGAAGTAATAATACATGGACAACCGTATACCAGTGGACTGCCTCTACAAGTGATACTGATTTATTTTCCGATTTTGCATGGAAGTTTTATTATCACTTAGTTGCCAATGCAAATATCCTTATTAATGGAATAGATGGTGCAACAGGTACTCAGGATGAAAGAGACTATATTAAAGGCCAAGCCCTTGTTTATAGAGCATTTGCGCATTATCAATTAGTTCAGTTGTTTGCAGAAAGATACAATCCGGAAGCTGATAATAAACAACTAGGTGTCCCCTATAAACTTAACACGGATGATTTATTGGTACCTAGAGAAACTGTGGAGAATGTTTATGGTTTGTTAAATACAGACTTAGATCTTGCCATCAAATTACTTGAGGGAGAAGGAAGATTGAACAAATCCCATATTAATCAATCGGTCGCCCTAGGAATTAAAGCTAGAGTTGCACTTACACAAGGGAATTGGGATGTTGCAATCACCAATGCAACGATGGCTCATGAAGGTTTTGCCTTAATGAATCAATCAACTTATGCTCAAGGTTTTACTAGCGATTCAGAGAGTAATCCAGAATTCATGTGGGCTTCTCAAATAATAGCAGGAGATCAAGCAATTCCTTTTTCCGATTATGGTGCTTGGGTTTCAAGAAATTTCAATGGAAATGCTGTCAGGGGGAATCCAAGAGCTATCACAAAAGTTTTATACGATAAAATTGCGGATAGCGACGTAAGAAAAACACTTTGGGACCCTACAGGTTTGCACCCTGATGTTGATTTGACCGATAACCACACACGACACCCTTACACAAATCAGAAATTTCTTGTTGAAGATATAGCAGATAGTCGGATTGATATTCCTTTAATGAGAGCTGCGGAAATGTATTTGATAATAGCAGAAGCAAATGCACGTAAAGGAGGAGCGGATGCGTTAGCTGCACAAGCATTGTTTGATTTTGCTTCAACCCGAGATTTAGAATATTCTTTATCAACAAATACTGGCCAGGCATTAATTGATGAGATTATGGTTCAAAGAAGGGTAGAACTTTGGGGGGAAGGATTTCGGTTTTATGATTTAAAACGTTTAAATCAAGATTTGGTAAGGGAAGTAGGTCTTGCGGATACGGGTACACATCAAGCATCGTTTATTGGAAATGTATCTTTTGTTCCTGCGGGCGACAAGAGATGGGTGTTTTTGATTCCGAAATCCGAAATTGATGCTAACCCTTTAGTTGAGCAAAATCCATTATAA
- a CDS encoding FecR family protein, with protein MQDDSLQKYLKNELSPEDRKFVNGWIKESDENGKYFNALKARYVAKSLNQSSIADSKTAYELFERKKNKRRWSHYASYAAIGLIFLSTSFFLLKDSLSYDQKDHKFLKDKLQFAESSNVNKESVVLPDGSTVVLNIDSRIEYPASFTGETRRILLYGEAIFDIVHDSLHPFIVQTEHYDVKVLGTTFNVKSYPNDTQTETTLITGKVELLRDKQNPIVLSPSEKAVFHKVENKVKVKKVISADVVAWQKGTLVFNNTPLQQVALDLERKHNKKITINSVRLLKYEYTGTLDNLTLEESLELLKISSPIDFRISENEIVLKMKE; from the coding sequence ATGCAAGACGATTCACTTCAAAAATATTTAAAGAATGAACTTTCTCCGGAGGATAGAAAATTTGTTAATGGTTGGATAAAAGAGAGTGATGAAAACGGTAAATATTTTAATGCCCTAAAGGCGAGATACGTAGCGAAATCACTAAATCAAAGTTCAATTGCTGATTCTAAAACTGCTTACGAACTTTTTGAAAGGAAGAAAAACAAGAGACGGTGGTCTCACTATGCTTCTTACGCTGCAATTGGCTTAATTTTTCTTTCAACTAGTTTTTTCCTTTTAAAGGATAGTTTAAGCTATGATCAAAAAGATCATAAATTTTTAAAAGATAAACTTCAATTTGCTGAATCATCCAATGTAAATAAGGAAAGTGTAGTTCTGCCCGATGGTAGTACTGTGGTTTTAAATATTGATAGCCGTATTGAGTATCCTGCTAGCTTTACGGGAGAAACAAGGAGAATTTTGCTATATGGAGAAGCAATATTCGATATTGTCCATGACTCCTTACATCCCTTTATTGTCCAAACAGAACACTATGATGTAAAAGTATTGGGAACTACGTTTAACGTTAAGTCTTACCCAAATGATACCCAAACGGAAACAACCCTCATAACCGGAAAGGTGGAACTTTTAAGGGATAAACAAAACCCTATAGTTCTCTCTCCTTCTGAAAAAGCTGTTTTTCATAAAGTAGAAAATAAAGTAAAAGTTAAAAAAGTAATTTCTGCAGATGTAGTTGCATGGCAGAAAGGAACGCTTGTTTTCAACAATACACCATTACAGCAAGTTGCTCTTGATTTAGAACGAAAACACAACAAAAAAATAACAATTAACTCTGTAAGATTATTAAAATATGAATATACCGGAACGTTAGATAATTTGACTTTAGAGGAGTCACTTGAATTACTGAAAATTTCATCCCCAATTGATTTTAGAATATCAGAAAATGAAATAGTACTTAAAATGAAAGAGTAA
- a CDS encoding SusC/RagA family TonB-linked outer membrane protein: MKKSELKRFSLRKQFLRIMKIYIVIVFISLTKLFATNVNAQTITLKEKNSELKSILDKIEATSGYHFFYNSSIVDVSERTTIVVNEKGIELVLTELLSNTTISFKIFKNQIVLFPKNDPSGQEFLRYLEEQEKQRNNSLQSPSTNLSSFMGKNFQNTITGTVKDEHDEPLAGVSIVIQGTTTGVQTDFDGNYQIIANKDDVLLFSYLGMESQTVTVTTESSINVVLKENSTELNEVVVVAYGTSRKEAITGSISSIASENIEKRSITNISTVIEGSSPGVIVAAPSGQPGSGQSIRVRGFGSYGSSNDVLYVVDGIPINGDISNLNPSDIESVNILKDAGSTALYGNKAANGVVLVTTKSGKSKDGELKVSVSTSTINRGTKEYDRLGPADFYEAYWDARRNAIAVPGIASNAELTAANLASSAGIYDDLLKNPFNVPNDQIVGTDGKINPNASLLYPDDLDWVDALTRTGIRRTADMSFNSKSEKGDLYGSLGYLDEEGYLINSDFNRITGRVKGSYKATSWLDVGINLSGSLSKANQAQTSVSGSTINPFRFTRNMGSIYPIYQHDPVTGDFILDENGERTLDLVRGPGASSARHILYEIENDTHLEERNRLDGKTFAKIQLAKGLTFTNNMSYEVEDFYASDYFNAEIGDAAPSGEAARTYIRTSTAAFNQLLTYNFDLNSIHSFDVLAGHETQDFTRTYLYTNMSSQIFQGNQELANFVSPNGTTSYIDKVKEDSYFGRLGYNYDYKYFLSGSIRTDGNSKFADGHKWGVFYSIGGSWSIHREDFLANASWINNLKIRASQGELGNANLGDGVYYPYLPLLGLGYNNQSEAGVLTTSLGSPDLKWEKSVHTDVAIEFSFFNRLRGSVEYYKKLSKDLIFAVPLPLSAGGIVYDDSQLQNVGELYNKGIELSLTYDIIQKEDIGWSTTINASTIQNKITKLPEGQEAILTDDNKRLEVGRGLFDYYLRDWYGVDPSDGSGLFVANDPTANDVRTIDGVSVTPFANNAKEVYAGSVLPDLYGSINSNLRYKSFNLGFLFTYQIGGDNLDLNYGNLMATDTYGAALHADVINRWQQPGDITDVPRADTTMDTQWQQTSDRFLTDASYLSLRQINASYNLPDTLIQKMGVSSIRFFANAENVFNLNARKGLNQQQDYSGNTSNLYVPAKSFSIGLNITL, encoded by the coding sequence ATGAAAAAAAGCGAACTTAAAAGGTTTTCGCTTAGAAAACAATTTCTAAGAATTATGAAAATCTACATCGTAATTGTATTTATTAGTCTCACAAAGCTATTTGCTACTAATGTTAATGCACAGACAATTACTTTAAAAGAAAAGAATTCAGAACTCAAGAGCATTCTTGATAAAATAGAAGCTACTAGCGGTTATCATTTCTTTTATAATAGTAGTATCGTAGACGTATCAGAAAGGACAACTATAGTTGTTAATGAGAAAGGTATAGAGCTTGTCTTAACGGAACTCCTATCCAATACTACAATAAGTTTTAAAATCTTCAAAAATCAGATTGTTCTGTTCCCTAAAAATGACCCTTCCGGTCAGGAATTTTTGAGATACTTAGAGGAACAGGAAAAACAACGTAATAATTCGTTGCAGTCTCCAAGTACGAATCTTAGTTCTTTTATGGGGAAAAATTTTCAAAACACCATTACGGGAACAGTGAAAGATGAACATGACGAACCTTTAGCAGGTGTGTCAATAGTTATACAAGGAACCACAACGGGTGTGCAAACTGATTTTGATGGAAATTATCAAATTATAGCAAACAAAGATGATGTGCTATTATTTTCATATCTCGGTATGGAGTCGCAAACTGTAACCGTTACTACAGAGAGTTCTATAAATGTTGTTCTTAAAGAGAATTCAACTGAGTTAAACGAAGTTGTAGTTGTTGCATACGGAACTTCAAGGAAAGAGGCAATAACTGGGTCTATATCTTCTATTGCCTCAGAAAACATTGAGAAAAGGAGCATTACGAATATATCAACTGTTATTGAGGGTTCTTCACCTGGAGTTATTGTTGCAGCACCTTCAGGGCAGCCGGGCTCAGGGCAAAGTATTCGCGTGAGAGGATTTGGGTCTTACGGTTCTTCAAATGATGTTTTATATGTGGTAGATGGTATCCCCATTAATGGAGACATAAGCAATTTGAATCCTTCTGATATTGAGAGTGTGAATATCTTAAAAGATGCAGGGTCAACAGCTTTGTATGGTAATAAGGCTGCTAACGGAGTTGTTCTGGTTACTACAAAAAGTGGGAAAAGCAAAGATGGAGAACTTAAAGTTAGTGTGTCTACGTCAACCATCAATAGAGGAACTAAAGAATATGATAGATTAGGGCCGGCAGATTTCTATGAAGCATATTGGGACGCAAGAAGAAACGCGATAGCAGTACCGGGTATTGCTAGTAATGCAGAATTAACTGCAGCCAATTTAGCATCGTCAGCTGGTATTTATGATGATCTGCTAAAGAATCCTTTTAATGTGCCAAATGACCAAATAGTTGGCACCGATGGAAAAATTAATCCTAATGCAAGTTTATTATACCCTGATGATCTAGACTGGGTAGATGCTCTTACCAGAACAGGAATAAGACGTACTGCGGACATGAGTTTCAATAGTAAATCAGAAAAAGGAGATCTATATGGCTCTTTAGGATATCTTGATGAAGAGGGGTATTTAATTAATTCAGATTTTAATAGAATTACAGGGAGAGTAAAGGGAAGCTATAAAGCAACGTCTTGGTTAGATGTGGGTATAAATTTATCAGGGTCACTTTCAAAAGCAAATCAGGCCCAAACCTCAGTTTCAGGAAGCACAATTAATCCATTCAGGTTTACCCGGAATATGGGGTCAATTTACCCTATTTACCAACATGATCCCGTTACAGGCGATTTTATCTTGGATGAAAATGGAGAAAGAACCTTGGACCTAGTAAGAGGGCCGGGAGCTAGTAGTGCTAGACATATATTATATGAAATAGAGAACGACACCCATTTGGAAGAGAGAAATCGACTTGATGGTAAAACATTTGCTAAAATACAGTTAGCAAAAGGGTTAACTTTTACAAACAACATGTCTTATGAGGTTGAAGATTTTTATGCAAGTGACTATTTCAATGCAGAAATAGGGGATGCAGCCCCTAGTGGAGAGGCTGCAAGAACTTATATACGTACTTCTACTGCAGCTTTCAATCAATTACTGACTTATAATTTTGATTTAAATTCAATTCATTCGTTTGATGTTTTGGCGGGTCATGAGACTCAAGATTTTACTAGGACATATTTGTATACTAACATGTCTTCACAAATATTTCAAGGTAATCAGGAACTAGCAAATTTTGTATCTCCAAATGGTACAACATCTTACATTGATAAAGTAAAAGAAGATAGTTATTTTGGAAGGCTTGGTTATAATTATGATTACAAATACTTTTTAAGCGGATCCATCCGTACAGATGGAAATTCCAAATTCGCCGATGGGCATAAGTGGGGTGTATTTTATTCTATAGGTGGTTCATGGAGTATTCATCGAGAAGATTTCTTGGCAAATGCGAGTTGGATTAATAATTTAAAAATTAGAGCTTCACAAGGAGAACTGGGGAACGCTAATTTAGGGGACGGTGTTTACTATCCCTATCTTCCACTCCTTGGGCTGGGCTACAATAATCAATCTGAAGCTGGTGTGCTTACAACTTCATTGGGTTCACCAGATTTGAAGTGGGAAAAGTCAGTACACACAGATGTTGCTATAGAATTCAGCTTTTTCAATCGATTGAGGGGATCTGTCGAATATTATAAAAAGCTCTCTAAAGATTTAATTTTTGCAGTACCACTACCTTTATCCGCGGGAGGAATAGTTTATGATGATAGTCAATTACAAAATGTTGGAGAGTTATATAATAAGGGGATTGAATTGTCTTTAACCTATGATATTATACAAAAGGAAGACATCGGATGGTCGACTACGATAAATGCCTCAACAATTCAAAATAAAATCACAAAGTTACCGGAAGGCCAAGAAGCCATTTTGACAGATGACAATAAAAGACTGGAGGTAGGAAGGGGTTTATTTGATTACTATTTACGTGATTGGTACGGTGTAGACCCTTCAGATGGCTCAGGATTATTTGTAGCCAATGACCCAACAGCTAACGATGTTAGAACTATAGATGGTGTATCTGTTACGCCATTTGCTAACAATGCAAAAGAAGTGTACGCAGGTTCTGTGCTTCCTGATCTCTATGGGTCAATCAATTCTAACCTAAGATATAAAAGTTTTAACCTGGGCTTCTTATTTACCTATCAAATAGGAGGGGATAACCTGGATCTTAATTATGGAAATCTAATGGCCACTGACACTTACGGAGCGGCTTTACATGCCGATGTAATAAATAGGTGGCAACAACCAGGTGATATAACAGATGTTCCAAGAGCGGACACTACTATGGACACTCAATGGCAACAGACATCCGACAGGTTCTTAACTGATGCGTCTTACTTAAGCTTGAGACAAATTAATGCGTCTTATAACCTTCCAGATACCTTGATTCAAAAAATGGGGGTTTCTAGTATCAGGTTCTTTGCCAATGCAGAGAATGTATTTAATCTTAATGCAAGAAAAGGTTTGAACCAGCAACAAGATTACAGCGGGAACACTTCTAATTTATATGTACCAGCTAAGTCATTTTCTATTGGATTAAACATAACGTTATAA
- a CDS encoding DNA/RNA non-specific endonuclease, which yields MKFFTPNYLSLFAVLSFFLIGCSTDEYYTDNSIYEKVPIEETPTEGIIINGELVVDTYYYDNQGPHKHKAYGLTAKTVGFTETFESGSKGSYAGGTVSLSPSGDWYLDDALVGSLTNDRKFGSKSVRIRNNGTLTMSFNMDNGASSILVRHAAYGTNGASDWRLVASYDDGTTWYYIGDTITTNSTTLNTVTFEVNETQSVRYGIYKISGGSNRINIDNIEIEVNTSGGGTSPSMDSNLTFGNPSDAASSIDNYFLSKPDFSLSYNNSNGTANWVSWHLSTAWTGTTSRCNCFKSDKTLPTTFFRATTSDYTNSGFDRGHLCPSADRNGSEDSNENTYYMTNIAPQAPDKNRRSWANLESYLRSLTLEGNEIHIISGVVGTGGTGSNGSANTISNGEINVPDAFWKVALILPNGNNDIQRVTTSTRVIAVLVPNDQDINTDWTHFKTTVDNIESLTGYDLFENISDTIESILESTVDAEQSV from the coding sequence ATGAAGTTCTTTACCCCAAATTACCTTTCTCTTTTTGCCGTTTTGTCTTTTTTTTTGATTGGATGTTCTACAGATGAATATTATACAGATAATTCTATTTATGAGAAAGTTCCAATAGAGGAAACTCCCACAGAAGGAATTATAATTAATGGCGAACTGGTTGTTGATACCTATTATTACGATAATCAAGGGCCTCATAAGCACAAGGCATATGGATTAACAGCAAAAACTGTTGGTTTTACGGAAACTTTTGAGTCAGGTTCAAAGGGTAGCTATGCTGGAGGTACTGTAAGTTTATCCCCTTCAGGAGATTGGTACCTTGATGATGCGCTTGTAGGTTCATTGACGAACGACCGAAAGTTTGGTTCCAAGTCGGTCAGGATAAGAAACAATGGCACTTTAACCATGAGTTTCAATATGGATAATGGAGCTAGTAGCATTCTTGTTCGTCATGCGGCATATGGTACCAACGGAGCATCCGATTGGAGATTAGTGGCTTCATACGATGATGGTACCACTTGGTACTATATAGGAGATACTATAACAACCAATTCAACCACATTAAATACGGTTACCTTTGAGGTAAATGAAACCCAAAGTGTACGATATGGTATTTATAAAATTTCCGGGGGGTCTAACAGAATTAATATTGATAATATTGAAATTGAAGTAAATACTTCGGGTGGAGGCACCAGTCCATCCATGGATAGTAACCTTACTTTTGGTAATCCTTCCGATGCAGCTTCTTCTATTGATAATTATTTCCTTTCTAAGCCTGATTTTAGCTTGTCATATAACAACAGTAACGGAACGGCCAATTGGGTTAGCTGGCATTTAAGTACAGCATGGACAGGAACCACTTCTAGGTGCAACTGTTTTAAGTCGGATAAAACATTGCCTACCACCTTTTTTAGAGCCACTACCAGCGACTATACAAATTCTGGTTTTGACAGAGGGCATTTGTGCCCATCCGCAGATCGTAATGGTAGCGAAGATTCAAACGAGAATACCTATTACATGACCAATATTGCGCCACAGGCTCCGGATAAAAATCGTAGGTCATGGGCTAATCTTGAAAGCTATTTACGGTCATTAACTTTAGAAGGAAATGAAATACATATTATTTCCGGGGTTGTTGGTACCGGTGGTACGGGTAGCAATGGATCGGCCAATACAATATCAAACGGAGAAATAAATGTACCGGATGCTTTTTGGAAAGTAGCATTGATTTTACCTAACGGAAATAATGATATTCAACGTGTGACAACATCCACAAGGGTGATTGCTGTACTGGTACCTAATGACCAAGATATAAATACAGATTGGACACATTTTAAAACTACGGTAGATAATATAGAGAGTTTGACAGGGTATGACCTGTTTGAGAACATATCCGATACTATAGAATCTATTTTAGAGTCTACTGTGGATGCGGAACAGTCAGTTTAG